In a genomic window of Blattabacterium cuenoti:
- the rplQ gene encoding 50S ribosomal protein L17 encodes MNHRKKNNHLGIKCGHRKSLLSNMASSLIKKKRIFTTLAKAKALRMYVEPIITKSKINNTHSKRNIFSYLRDKTAVSELFKSFFEKVRERPGGYTRIIKIGFRLGDQAVLSFIELVDFNTVYTPKKREKKSVRRSKKKSIKINNE; translated from the coding sequence ATGAATCATAGAAAAAAAAATAATCATTTAGGAATAAAATGTGGACATCGTAAATCTCTTCTTTCAAATATGGCTTCTTCTCTTATAAAAAAGAAAAGAATTTTTACAACTTTAGCTAAAGCTAAAGCATTGAGAATGTATGTGGAACCTATTATCACAAAATCAAAAATAAATAATACTCATTCTAAAAGAAATATTTTTTCATATTTAAGAGATAAAACAGCAGTTTCAGAATTATTTAAAAGCTTTTTTGAAAAAGTTCGTGAACGTCCTGGTGGGTATACTAGGATAATAAAAATTGGATTTCGTTTGGGAGACCAGGCTGTTCTTTCCTTTATAGAATTAGTGGATTTTAATACAGTATATACTCCTAAAAAAAGAGAAAAAAAATCTGTGAGACGTAGCAAGAAA
- the rpsE gene encoding 30S ribosomal protein S5, producing the protein MFGKKIKHSGSELREKLIGVTRVCKVTKGRRYFSFSAIVIKGNENGIVGYGFGKSKEAPDAIHKAGEQAKKNLCEVCISNGTIPHEQEAKYGGAHILIKPASDGTGIIAGGTLKAVLEAVGLRNVLSKSKGSSNHHNIIKATIKALSKMRDVYIIAKQRGISIKKVYNG; encoded by the coding sequence ATGTTTGGAAAAAAAATAAAACATTCTGGATCAGAATTAAGAGAAAAATTAATAGGGGTTACAAGAGTTTGCAAAGTTACTAAAGGAAGAAGATATTTTAGTTTTAGTGCTATTGTTATTAAAGGAAATGAAAATGGAATAGTAGGTTATGGTTTTGGAAAATCTAAAGAAGCTCCTGATGCTATTCATAAAGCTGGAGAACAAGCGAAAAAAAATCTTTGTGAAGTATGTATTTCTAATGGAACTATACCTCATGAGCAGGAAGCTAAATATGGAGGAGCACATATTCTTATTAAACCAGCTTCTGATGGAACAGGAATAATTGCTGGAGGTACTTTAAAAGCTGTTCTTGAAGCTGTAGGGTTGAGAAACGTTCTATCTAAGTCTAAGGGATCTTCTAATCATCATAATATTATAAAAGCAACTATTAAAGCATTAAGCAAAATGAGAGATGTTTATATCATAGCAAAACAAAGAGGTATTAGTATCAAAAAAGTATATAATGGATGA
- the rpsQ gene encoding 30S ribosomal protein S17 yields MIKENKSKNKTRNIRKQRQGIVISDKMNKTIVVYELRKVKHKYYGKSITKNKKYIVHDEKNISKCGDKVSIMEIRPISRKKSWRLVNILEKSNL; encoded by the coding sequence ATGATAAAAGAAAATAAATCTAAAAATAAAACTAGAAACATTCGAAAGCAAAGACAAGGAATAGTTATCAGTGATAAAATGAATAAAACTATTGTTGTATATGAACTTAGAAAAGTCAAACATAAATATTATGGAAAAAGCATCACAAAAAATAAAAAATATATAGTTCATGATGAGAAAAATATTTCTAAATGTGGAGATAAAGTGAGTATCATGGAAATACGTCCCATAAGTAGAAAAAAATCTTGGAGATTAGTTAACATCTTAGAAAAATCTAATTTATAA
- the rpmC gene encoding 50S ribosomal protein L29 yields MNTLDIEKDSSVHDLIRKIDEKQKNYQNMIFNHHIKILKNPIKIRFVRRDIAKLKTEYNKKINDKRK; encoded by the coding sequence ATGAATACTTTAGATATAGAAAAAGATTCATCAGTTCATGATTTAATTCGTAAAATCGATGAAAAACAAAAAAATTATCAAAATATGATATTTAATCATCATATTAAAATTCTCAAAAATCCTATAAAAATTAGGTTTGTTAGAAGAGATATTGCTAAATTAAAAACAGAGTATAATAAAAAGATTAATGATAAAAGAAAATAA
- the rplX gene encoding 50S ribosomal protein L24 produces MKKIKREDRVLILSGNYKGIEGVVVKIFSKKNKAIVRGINIVKRHTKPTLRKPKGGILEKEAPIHLSNLKKIK; encoded by the coding sequence ATGAAAAAAATAAAAAGAGAAGATAGAGTATTGATTTTATCAGGAAATTATAAGGGAATTGAAGGAGTAGTTGTAAAAATTTTTTCCAAAAAAAATAAAGCCATTGTACGTGGAATAAATATAGTAAAAAGACATACTAAACCTACTCTAAGAAAACCTAAAGGTGGAATTTTAGAAAAAGAAGCTCCTATACATTTATCTAATTTGAAAAAAATAAAATAG
- the rplN gene encoding 50S ribosomal protein L14 codes for MLQQESRCKVSDNTGAKEVLVIRVLGGTKKRYASLGDTIVVTVKVAVSGGGTVKKGQVCKAVVIRTKSRSRRKDGSYISFDDNACVLINTSGEIMGTRVFGPVARELREKEYMKIISLAQEVL; via the coding sequence ATGTTGCAACAAGAATCTAGATGTAAAGTTTCCGATAATACGGGTGCTAAGGAAGTTTTAGTCATCAGAGTATTAGGTGGAACTAAAAAGAGATATGCTTCATTAGGGGATACTATAGTGGTTACCGTGAAAGTAGCAGTTTCTGGAGGAGGTACAGTTAAAAAGGGTCAAGTTTGTAAAGCTGTGGTAATTAGAACCAAAAGTAGATCTAGAAGAAAAGATGGTTCTTACATAAGTTTTGATGATAATGCTTGTGTTTTAATAAATACTTCTGGAGAAATAATGGGGACAAGAGTTTTTGGTCCTGTAGCAAGAGAACTTAGAGAAAAAGAATATATGAAAATTATTTCTTTAGCACAAGAAGTTTTATGA
- the rpsD gene encoding 30S ribosomal protein S4, producing the protein MAKYIGPKTKISRRFGESIYGEDKYFERRKYPSGQHGSNRRRGKRSEYFIQLIEKQKTRYTYGILERQFESLFFESAKKKGITGELLLQACESRLDNIVFRLKFAPSRSSARQIVSHKHIVVNNKVVNIPSFRLKPGDKIGIKEKSKKHPVILDSIHNKTGPLVEWLILDEKNMFGIFRTIPKRGQIPENIKEQLIVELYSK; encoded by the coding sequence ATGGCAAAATATATAGGACCTAAAACTAAGATTTCCAGAAGATTCGGAGAGTCTATTTATGGAGAAGATAAATATTTTGAAAGAAGAAAATATCCATCTGGTCAACATGGTAGTAATCGTCGTAGAGGTAAACGTTCAGAATATTTTATCCAATTAATAGAAAAACAAAAAACAAGATATACTTATGGTATATTAGAACGACAATTTGAAAGTTTATTTTTTGAATCAGCAAAAAAGAAAGGAATAACCGGAGAATTATTGTTGCAAGCGTGCGAAAGTCGTTTAGATAATATAGTTTTTAGATTAAAATTTGCACCATCTCGATCTTCAGCACGTCAAATTGTCTCCCATAAACATATTGTAGTTAATAATAAAGTGGTTAATATTCCATCTTTTAGGTTAAAACCAGGAGATAAAATAGGAATAAAAGAAAAATCTAAGAAACATCCTGTAATATTGGATTCCATCCATAATAAAACAGGACCATTAGTTGAATGGTTAATTTTAGATGAAAAAAATATGTTTGGTATATTTAGAACAATACCAAAAAGAGGACAAATCCCTGAAAATATTAAAGAACAATTGATTGTTGAATTATATTCAAAATAA
- the infA gene encoding translation initiation factor IF-1, whose amino-acid sequence MAKQKHIEVDGTIVESSPNAMFRVELENGCIVKAHISGKMRMHYIKILPGDKVRLEMSSYDLERGRITYRY is encoded by the coding sequence ATGGCTAAGCAAAAGCATATAGAAGTTGATGGGACAATTGTTGAATCGTCTCCAAATGCAATGTTTCGTGTAGAATTAGAAAATGGGTGTATTGTTAAAGCTCATATATCAGGAAAAATGAGAATGCATTATATAAAAATATTACCTGGAGATAAAGTGAGATTAGAAATGTCTTCTTATGATTTAGAAAGAGGAAGAATTACTTACAGATATTGA
- the secY gene encoding preprotein translocase subunit SecY, translated as MNNFIKTFYNIWNVKELRKKIIITLSLLLVYRFGAYVPIPGINPLGISDFVERFNPGSKGLMQILSSFTGGAFNRASVLALGIMPYISASIIIQLMCVIVPYLQRLQRDGESGRKQISFITRWLTVGICLIQAPVYLISLTHQFIPFSLSNSKIVYLVDLNSYYGKSMFWIIGVMILTSGTLFTMWLGDKITDKGIGNGISLIIMSGIIARFPDAISKEIFSKLEIGNGGLIVLFLEFLLWLLVILFSVMIIQAIRKIPVQYVSHYKSLGLGPQLIHKKHQYIPLKMTAAGVMPIIFSQAIMLFPLTFSDYVKNIKLKSFFHLFQDIYGLWYNLTISVLVIIFTFFYTAIAIPVNQMADDLKRNGGHIPRIKPGKKTAEYIDDILSKITLPGSVLLAIIAILPSIVFRMGFTQNFALFYGGTSLLIVVGVILDISQQVNIYLLNHHYDGLMMMKYRSNKYTR; from the coding sequence ATGAATAATTTTATAAAAACTTTTTATAATATTTGGAATGTAAAAGAATTACGAAAAAAAATAATAATAACTTTAAGTTTATTGTTAGTATATCGTTTTGGAGCTTATGTCCCTATTCCAGGGATTAATCCTTTAGGAATTAGCGATTTTGTAGAAAGATTTAATCCAGGTTCTAAAGGTTTAATGCAAATTTTATCCTCTTTCACAGGAGGTGCCTTTAACCGTGCATCAGTTTTAGCTTTAGGGATTATGCCTTATATTTCTGCATCTATTATAATACAATTAATGTGTGTAATTGTTCCTTATTTACAGAGATTGCAAAGAGACGGGGAAAGTGGAAGAAAACAAATTAGTTTTATCACTAGATGGTTAACTGTAGGAATATGTTTAATACAAGCCCCTGTATATCTTATTTCTTTAACTCATCAGTTTATTCCTTTTTCTCTTTCTAACTCTAAAATAGTTTATTTAGTTGATTTAAATTCTTATTATGGGAAAAGCATGTTTTGGATTATAGGAGTAATGATTTTAACTTCAGGTACTTTATTTACTATGTGGTTAGGGGATAAAATAACAGATAAAGGAATAGGAAATGGAATTTCCTTAATTATTATGTCTGGAATAATAGCAAGATTTCCAGATGCTATTAGCAAAGAAATTTTTAGTAAGTTAGAAATTGGAAATGGAGGATTAATAGTCTTATTTCTTGAATTTTTATTATGGTTATTAGTTATTTTATTTTCTGTTATGATTATACAGGCTATTAGAAAAATTCCAGTACAATATGTTTCTCATTATAAATCTTTAGGATTAGGGCCTCAGTTAATCCATAAAAAACATCAATATATACCATTAAAAATGACAGCAGCTGGTGTTATGCCTATTATATTTTCTCAGGCCATTATGTTATTCCCACTAACTTTTTCTGATTATGTAAAAAATATAAAACTTAAAAGTTTTTTTCATCTTTTTCAAGATATTTATGGATTATGGTATAATTTAACTATTTCTGTATTAGTCATAATTTTTACCTTTTTTTATACAGCTATTGCTATTCCGGTTAATCAAATGGCTGATGATTTAAAAAGAAATGGAGGACATATACCTAGAATTAAACCTGGAAAAAAAACTGCTGAATATATAGATGATATTTTATCAAAAATTACGTTACCTGGTTCTGTTTTACTAGCTATAATAGCAATATTACCATCCATAGTTTTCCGTATGGGTTTTACCCAAAATTTTGCATTGTTTTATGGCGGAACTTCATTACTAATTGTAGTGGGGGTAATTTTAGATATATCACAACAAGTTAATATATATTTATTAAATCATCATTATGATGGATTAATGATGATGAAATATCGTAGCAATAAATATACTAGATAA
- the rplF gene encoding 50S ribosomal protein L6, whose product MSRIGKKIIFIPENVNIKIVNNEIFVAGFLGKLSQKILKEGFQFNLNKNELLIIRNNEDKKHKSLHGLYHVLIKNMIIGVSRGFEKKLELVGVGYRAFYNEGILDLNLGFSHNIMILLPKKLIVDVVQSEKGKNPIIILKHYDKQLLGIVAAKIRSFRKPEPYKGKGIRYLGEEVRKKVGKSV is encoded by the coding sequence ATGTCTAGAATTGGAAAAAAAATAATTTTTATTCCTGAAAACGTAAATATAAAAATTGTTAATAACGAAATATTTGTAGCAGGATTTTTAGGAAAATTAAGTCAGAAAATTTTAAAAGAAGGATTTCAATTTAATTTGAATAAAAATGAATTATTAATTATTAGAAATAATGAAGATAAAAAACATAAATCTTTACATGGATTATATCATGTATTGATCAAAAATATGATTATAGGGGTTTCAAGAGGATTTGAGAAAAAACTGGAATTAGTAGGAGTTGGATATAGAGCTTTTTATAATGAAGGGATTTTAGATCTAAATTTGGGTTTTTCTCATAATATTATGATACTTCTTCCTAAAAAACTTATTGTGGATGTTGTTCAGTCTGAGAAAGGGAAGAATCCTATTATTATTTTGAAACATTATGATAAACAATTGTTAGGAATTGTAGCTGCAAAAATTAGATCTTTCAGAAAACCAGAACCTTATAAAGGAAAGGGAATAAGATATTTAGGAGAAGAAGTTCGAAAAAAAGTAGGAAAATCTGTTTAA
- the rplP gene encoding 50S ribosomal protein L16, whose amino-acid sequence MLQPKKTKYKKKQKGRIRGNSKKGLVLSRGLYGIKALEGAWITSRQLEASRIAATRYMKREGQLWINIFPDKPATKKPQEVRMGKGKGPVEFWVSVVKPGRILFEIDGVEINIAKEALRLAAQKLPIKTKFISSNEL is encoded by the coding sequence ATGTTACAACCAAAAAAAACAAAATATAAAAAAAAACAAAAAGGAAGAATTCGTGGAAATTCTAAAAAAGGTCTTGTTCTTTCTAGAGGTTTGTATGGAATTAAAGCATTAGAAGGTGCTTGGATAACTTCTAGACAATTAGAAGCATCTAGAATTGCTGCTACGAGATATATGAAAAGAGAAGGACAATTATGGATTAATATTTTTCCTGATAAACCTGCTACAAAAAAACCACAGGAAGTACGTATGGGAAAAGGAAAAGGACCTGTTGAATTTTGGGTTTCTGTAGTGAAACCTGGTAGAATACTATTTGAGATAGACGGAGTAGAAATAAATATCGCTAAAGAAGCGTTAAGATTGGCCGCCCAAAAACTTCCTATAAAAACAAAGTTTATTTCATCTAATGAATTATGA
- the rpsK gene encoding 30S ribosomal protein S11, translated as MRKPSSGKTGKKKSVVVDPVGEAHIQATFNNIIITLTNKKGDVIAWSSAGKMNFKGSKKNTPYAAQMVAENVAKKGLNAGIKKVEVKVKGPGAGRDAAIRALSNSGIIVTIIKDITPLPHNGCRPPKRRRV; from the coding sequence ATGAGAAAACCATCATCGGGAAAAACGGGGAAAAAAAAATCAGTAGTAGTAGATCCTGTGGGAGAGGCTCATATTCAAGCTACTTTTAATAATATTATTATAACTTTAACAAACAAAAAAGGGGATGTGATTGCATGGTCTTCTGCTGGAAAAATGAATTTTAAAGGATCGAAAAAAAATACACCATATGCTGCTCAAATGGTAGCAGAAAATGTAGCAAAAAAAGGATTAAATGCTGGAATAAAAAAAGTCGAGGTTAAAGTTAAAGGTCCTGGAGCTGGAAGAGATGCAGCTATACGTGCTTTGAGCAATTCTGGTATTATAGTTACAATTATTAAAGATATCACTCCATTGCCACACAACGGTTGTCGTCCTCCTAAAAGAAGAAGAGTTTAA
- the rplO gene encoding 50S ribosomal protein L15: protein MDDNYLIISKLYPNSGSRKKKLRLGRGQGSGKGGTCGRGHKGAKSRSGFSKKKGFEGGQMPLQRRIPKFGFKKKNNSKKIIGINLDTIQIHLNNLKQEKEKKILDKKFFLKKNLAKKNDFIKILGRGKLHVSVKIYAYQFSRKALFSIKKAGGEAIFM, encoded by the coding sequence ATGGATGATAATTATTTGATTATTAGTAAATTATATCCTAATTCTGGATCTAGAAAAAAAAAATTAAGATTAGGAAGAGGACAAGGTTCTGGAAAAGGAGGAACTTGTGGGAGAGGACATAAAGGAGCTAAATCTAGATCTGGTTTTTCTAAAAAAAAAGGATTTGAAGGAGGACAGATGCCTCTTCAAAGAAGAATACCAAAATTTGGTTTTAAGAAAAAAAATAACAGTAAAAAAATTATCGGAATAAACTTAGATACAATTCAGATTCATCTTAATAATTTAAAACAGGAAAAAGAAAAAAAAATTCTTGATAAAAAATTTTTTTTGAAAAAAAATTTAGCTAAAAAAAATGATTTTATAAAAATCTTGGGGAGAGGGAAATTACATGTTTCAGTGAAAATATATGCATATCAATTTAGTAGAAAAGCTCTATTTTCTATAAAAAAAGCAGGAGGGGAGGCTATATTTATGTGA
- the rplR gene encoding 50S ribosomal protein L18, with amino-acid sequence MKKKKKKKIFGDLDRPRISIYRSNKEIYAQVIDDSSGKTLVSSSSREKEFWKKKNNKNKIELSYEVGKSLGNKIKKLKIKKLVFDKGKYLYHGRIRSLAEGIRNVGLEF; translated from the coding sequence ATGAAAAAAAAGAAAAAAAAGAAAATTTTTGGAGATTTAGATAGACCTAGAATTTCTATTTACAGGAGTAATAAAGAGATATACGCACAAGTAATAGATGATTCGTCTGGAAAAACATTAGTTTCATCTTCTTCAAGAGAAAAAGAATTTTGGAAAAAAAAAAATAATAAGAATAAAATAGAACTTTCTTATGAAGTTGGTAAATCATTGGGTAATAAAATAAAAAAATTAAAAATAAAGAAGTTAGTGTTTGATAAGGGAAAATATTTATATCATGGTAGGATTCGATCTTTAGCTGAAGGAATCAGAAATGTAGGATTAGAATTTTAA
- a CDS encoding DNA-directed RNA polymerase subunit alpha has product MSILDFVKPDRITISEFSDNKGVFHLKPLEPGYGITIGNALRRVLLSSLKGFAVTSIRIKGVKYEFSTIKGVVEDVTEIVLNFKKIRFKQKISGICKETVNAYIDHGEQITGKVLNKFISGFQILNDDLVICNKDELSSLEISFTIEEGRGYVPAEENKKNNDDSIDIIPIDSIYTPIKNVRYRIENCRVGQKTDFENLSLEIKTDGSICPKLALMEASKILIQYFSIFSYERIGKKKQEKINKNKKYNEEFIRMQTLLKSKLSDMDLSVRTKNCLKSASIESISDLVSCSRNNMLKMRNFGKKSLDELESKMKEKGLYFGMNIEEFQLKKS; this is encoded by the coding sequence ATGTCTATTCTAGATTTTGTGAAACCTGATAGAATTACAATATCTGAATTTTCAGATAATAAAGGTGTTTTTCATTTAAAACCTTTAGAACCTGGATATGGAATTACAATAGGAAATGCTTTAAGAAGAGTTTTATTGAGTTCTTTGAAAGGATTTGCAGTTACTTCTATTAGAATCAAAGGAGTTAAATATGAATTTTCTACTATAAAAGGAGTAGTTGAAGATGTAACTGAAATAGTTTTAAATTTCAAAAAAATCCGTTTTAAACAAAAAATATCAGGTATATGCAAAGAAACGGTTAATGCTTATATAGATCATGGGGAACAAATAACAGGAAAAGTTTTAAACAAATTTATTTCTGGATTTCAAATTTTAAATGATGATTTAGTTATTTGTAACAAAGATGAATTAAGTTCGTTAGAAATAAGTTTTACGATTGAGGAAGGAAGAGGTTATGTTCCTGCAGAAGAAAATAAAAAAAACAATGATGATTCAATTGATATAATTCCTATAGATTCTATTTATACTCCCATTAAAAATGTAAGATATAGAATAGAGAATTGTCGTGTAGGACAGAAAACTGATTTTGAAAATCTTTCATTAGAAATTAAAACAGATGGATCCATTTGTCCAAAATTAGCTTTAATGGAAGCTTCTAAAATATTAATTCAATATTTTTCTATTTTTTCTTATGAAAGGATAGGAAAAAAAAAACAAGAGAAAATTAACAAGAACAAAAAATACAATGAAGAATTCATTCGAATGCAAACATTACTAAAATCTAAATTGAGTGATATGGATCTATCTGTTCGTACAAAAAATTGTTTAAAATCTGCTTCTATAGAATCTATATCAGATTTGGTGAGTTGTAGTAGAAATAATATGTTAAAAATGAGAAATTTCGGTAAAAAATCATTGGATGAATTAGAAAGTAAAATGAAAGAAAAAGGATTATATTTTGGAATGAATATAGAAGAATTTCAATTAAAAAAATCATAG
- the rplE gene encoding 50S ribosomal protein L5 → MIYQPKLQQFYKEKIIPILMKKFGYTSIMEVPKLNKIIIHQGIGSSFIDKKIMDCSMNEITNIAGQKAIFCYSKHDESGFKLRKGMPIGVKVTLRKMRMYEFLERLIVVSLPRVRDFNGVKDSSFDNYGNYNMGITEQMIYPEINIDKIRKNMGMNITFVTSVKKKEEAKSLLSLFGIPFKKNKNG, encoded by the coding sequence ATGATCTATCAACCTAAATTACAACAATTTTATAAAGAAAAAATAATACCTATTTTGATGAAAAAATTTGGATATACTTCTATTATGGAAGTTCCTAAATTGAATAAAATAATTATTCACCAAGGAATTGGTTCATCTTTTATAGATAAAAAAATAATGGATTGTTCTATGAATGAAATAACAAATATTGCAGGACAAAAAGCTATTTTTTGTTATTCTAAACATGATGAATCGGGATTTAAACTTAGAAAAGGAATGCCTATAGGAGTAAAGGTAACTTTGAGGAAAATGAGAATGTATGAATTTTTGGAAAGACTTATTGTTGTTTCTTTACCTAGAGTAAGGGATTTCAATGGAGTTAAAGATAGTAGTTTTGATAATTATGGAAATTATAACATGGGAATCACAGAACAAATGATTTATCCTGAAATAAATATTGATAAAATAAGAAAAAATATGGGAATGAATATTACATTTGTTACTTCTGTAAAAAAAAAAGAAGAAGCTAAGAGTCTTTTATCTTTATTTGGAATTCCTTTTAAAAAAAATAAAAATGGCTAA
- the rpmJ gene encoding 50S ribosomal protein L36, which yields MKIRASLKKRTDNCKIVRRKGRLRIINKKNPRFKQKQG from the coding sequence ATGAAAATAAGAGCATCTTTAAAAAAAAGAACTGATAATTGCAAAATTGTTAGAAGAAAAGGACGTTTACGTATTATAAACAAAAAAAATCCTAGATTTAAACAAAAACAAGGTTAA
- the rpsH gene encoding 30S ribosomal protein S8: MDTIADFLTRIRNASLAKHKLLEVPYSKIKEEIICVLLENGYILGFKVEKNEKKIKIALKYHQKNVSVIQKIIRISKPGLRKYCKYKTIPRVLNGLGIAIISTSNGVITDKQAKKKRIGGEILCYVY; this comes from the coding sequence ATGGATACAATTGCCGATTTTTTAACTAGGATCCGAAATGCTAGTTTAGCAAAACATAAACTTCTTGAAGTTCCATATTCTAAAATAAAAGAAGAGATTATCTGTGTTTTGTTAGAAAATGGATATATTTTAGGTTTTAAGGTAGAAAAAAATGAAAAGAAAATTAAAATAGCCTTGAAATATCATCAAAAAAATGTTTCTGTAATTCAAAAAATTATTAGAATTAGTAAGCCAGGATTAAGAAAATATTGTAAATATAAAACTATTCCTAGAGTATTAAATGGTTTAGGAATTGCTATTATTTCTACTTCTAATGGAGTTATTACAGATAAACAAGCAAAAAAGAAAAGGATAGGGGGAGAGATATTATGTTATGTGTATTGA
- the rpsC gene encoding 30S ribosomal protein S3, which yields MGQKTNPIVNRLGIITGWQSSWCNNYKDRIQEDFKVRRYIEARFPKGIISRIFIERTLKFITITIRTSRPALVIGKRGDEVDTVRKELKKLTKKEVQINISEVKRPELDASLVAKGLVRQLENRISYKKAIKLSILSATRMNAQGIRVQISGRLNGSEMARCEIYKEGRISLGTFRADVDYHMAVAHTVYGSIGIKVWIMKGEIYGKRELSPLLGIQKKKKSHKPYYFNRKKNK from the coding sequence ATGGGACAAAAAACAAATCCAATTGTTAATCGTCTAGGAATCATAACAGGATGGCAATCGAGTTGGTGTAATAACTATAAAGATAGAATACAAGAAGATTTTAAAGTAAGAAGATATATAGAAGCTAGATTTCCAAAAGGAATAATTTCTCGTATTTTTATAGAAAGAACTTTGAAATTTATAACAATTACGATCAGAACATCTAGACCAGCTCTTGTTATAGGAAAAAGAGGCGATGAAGTAGATACAGTAAGAAAAGAACTAAAAAAGTTGACTAAAAAAGAAGTTCAAATCAATATTTCTGAAGTTAAACGTCCTGAATTAGATGCTTCATTGGTTGCTAAAGGTTTAGTTAGACAGTTGGAAAATCGTATTTCTTATAAAAAAGCAATTAAATTGTCTATTCTTTCTGCTACAAGAATGAATGCTCAAGGTATAAGAGTTCAAATTTCAGGAAGACTTAATGGATCAGAAATGGCAAGATGTGAAATTTACAAAGAAGGTAGAATTTCTCTTGGAACTTTTCGTGCTGATGTAGATTATCATATGGCAGTAGCTCATACTGTTTATGGTAGTATAGGAATTAAGGTTTGGATAATGAAAGGAGAAATATATGGAAAAAGAGAATTATCTCCATTATTGGGCATTCAAAAGAAAAAAAAAAGTCACAAGCCTTATTATTTTAATAGAAAAAAAAATAAATAA
- the rpsN gene encoding 30S ribosomal protein S14 gives MAKESVKARQRKREKIVLKYATKRKALKKAKNYELLQKLPRNASPVRLRNRCSITGRCRGYMRQFGVSRIVFRSLVSQGFIPGVKKASW, from the coding sequence ATGGCTAAAGAATCTGTTAAAGCAAGACAAAGAAAAAGAGAAAAAATAGTGTTAAAATATGCAACTAAAAGAAAAGCCTTAAAAAAGGCTAAAAATTATGAATTACTACAAAAATTACCTAGAAACGCTTCTCCTGTTCGTTTAAGAAATAGATGTTCTATTACTGGTAGATGTAGAGGATATATGCGTCAGTTTGGAGTATCTCGTATTGTTTTTAGAAGTTTAGTATCCCAAGGGTTTATACCTGGAGTAAAAAAAGCAAGTTGGTAA
- the rpsM gene encoding 30S ribosomal protein S13, which yields MSVRISGIDLPRSKRGIIGLTYLYGIGRSLSKKILYSVGIDENKKVENWSDDDISKIRKYISDHIKIEGELRSETQLNIKRLMDIGCYIGTRHRKGLPSRGQKTKNNCRTRKGKKKTVANKKKVTK from the coding sequence ATGTCTGTAAGAATTTCAGGAATAGATCTTCCAAGATCTAAAAGAGGAATTATCGGTCTTACTTATTTATATGGAATAGGTAGAAGTTTATCCAAAAAAATACTTTATTCTGTCGGAATAGATGAAAATAAAAAAGTGGAAAACTGGTCTGATGATGATATTAGTAAAATTAGGAAATATATATCTGATCATATAAAAATTGAAGGAGAATTAAGATCTGAAACACAACTCAACATTAAACGATTGATGGATATAGGTTGTTATATAGGAACCAGACATAGAAAAGGATTACCGTCAAGAGGACAAAAAACAAAAAATAACTGCAGAACTAGAAAAGGAAAAAAAAAGACTGTAGCTAATAAAAAGAAAGTGACAAAATAA